One genomic window of Fusarium verticillioides 7600 chromosome 2, whole genome shotgun sequence includes the following:
- a CDS encoding serine/threonine-protein phosphatase PP2A catalytic subunit, protein MDTNMEDVGRAPAEASPVLNFEPTTIPTLDGWIESLMSCKQLAEADVQRLCDKAREVLQEESNVQPVKCPVTVCGDIHGQFHDLMELFKIGGPNPDTNYLFMGDYVDRGYYSVETVTLLVALKIRYPQRITILRGNHESRQITQVYGFYDECLRKYGNANVWKYFTDLFDYLPLTALIDNQIFCLHGGLSPSIDTLDNIRALDRIQEVPHEGPMCDLLWSDPDDRCGWGISPRGAGYTFGQDISEAFNHNNGLTLIARAHQLVMEGYNWSQDRNVVTIFSAPNYCYRCGNQAAIMEIDEHLKYTFLQFDPCPRAGEPMVSRRTPDYFL, encoded by the exons ATGGATACCAATATGGAGGATGTTGGGCGAGCGCCCGCTGAAGCTTCGCCCGTGCTCAACTTCGAGCCTACTACGATCCCCACCCTCGACGGTTGGATCGAGAGCTTGATGTCTTGCAAACAGCTGGCCGAAGCTGACGTTCAGAGACTGTGCGATAAG GCACGAGAAGTTCTACAGGAGGAGTCGAACGTGCAGCCAGTG AAATGTCCCGTTACCGTCTGTGGTGATATCCACGGTCAATTCCACGACTTGATGGAGCTCTTCAAAATTGGCGGCCCTAACCCCGATACCAACTACCTATTCATGG GTGACTACGTTGACCGAGGCTACTACTCTGTTGAGACCGTCACCCTCCTTGTCGCCCTCAAGATCCGATACCCTCAACGAATCACAATCCTCAGAGGAAATCACGAGTCCCGTCAGATCACTCAGGTCTACGGCTTCTACGACGAATGCCTCCGTAAATATGGAAACGCTAATGTCTGGAAGTATTTTACCGACCTCTTTGACTACCTCCCCCTCACTGCCCTGATCGACAACCAAATCTTCTGTCTTCATGGCGGCCTCTCCCCAAGCATTGATACTTTGGATAACATCCGAGCTCTTGATCGTATTCAGGAGGTTCCTCACGAGGGTCCCATGTGTGATCTTCTCTGGTCAGACCCTGACGACCGATGCGGCTGGGGAATCTCTCCTCGAGGTGCGGGGTACACATTCGGACAGGACATTTCAGAAGCTTTCAACCACAACAatggcttgaccttgattgCTCGCGCCCATCAGCTTGTTATGGAGGGTTACAACTGGTCCCAAGACCGAAATGTTGTCACCATTTTCTCAG CACCCAACTACTGCTACCGATGCGGTAACCAAGCTGCTAtcatggagattgatgagcACCTGAAGTACACCTT CTTGCAATTTGATCCATGCCCCAGAGCTGGCGAGCCCATGGTCTCAAGGC GGACTCCCGACTACTTCCTCTAA
- a CDS encoding cysteine dioxygenase, with protein MSVTLSAGLSVSDLTDKNKEGDGHVVLTPPLIPESLLSSSQIPYIQEVEHQYHRKQPSTINSIANMAIGIFTKPSALGVSHSTIPNVGPCQQNRFDELVMRLKDALGPSSGLTSDDVDVDFLQQLMEGYDGSDNMWKPYAFGDRSRGYTRNLVDEGNGKSNLLVLVWSPGKGSPIHDHGNAHCLMKILKGNLTETRYAFPNEDEQAKPMDIIGERTYKENSVAYMADELGLHRVSNRGSDFAVSLHLYTPPNVAKKGCHVFDEKTGRKSHVPGCHYYSAYGRLLKE; from the exons ATGTCGGTGACACTATCTGCCGGCTTGTCAGTATCGGATCTGACCGATAAGAATAAGGAAGGGGATGGCCATGTAGTGTTGACCCCGCCCCTTATCCCAGAGTCTTTGTTGTCCTCTTCTCAGATACCATATATTCAAGAGGTAGaacatcaatatcatcgTAAACAACCaagcaccatcaacagcataGCAAACATGGCCATCGGTATCTTCACCAAACCCTCTGCACTTGGCGTCAGCCACAGCACAATCCCCAACGTGGGTCCCTGCCAGCAAAATCGTTTCGACGAACTCGTGATGCGACTCAAGGATGCCCTTGGTCCATCATCGGGATTGacttctgatgatgttgacgttgacttccttcaacaactgaTGGAAGGATATGACGGATCTGACAACATGTGGAAGCCTTATGCCTTCGGTGATCGCAGTAGGGGATATACCCGTAATCTCGTTGACGAAGGTAACGGCAAGAGTAATTTG CTTGTTCTCGTATGGTCTCCTGGAAAGGGGTCCCCTATCCACGACCACGGCAACGCCCACtgcttgatgaagattctGAAGGGCAACCTCACCGAGACTCGATACGCATTTCCGAACGAGGATGAACAAGCTAAACCAATGGATATCATTGGGGAAAGAACATATAAGGAAAACTCCGTCGCATATATGGCAGACGAACTAGGTCTGCATCGTGTATCCAACAGGGGCAGCGACTTTGCTGTATCCCTCCACT TGTACACTCCCCCCAATGTAGCTAAAAAAGGATGTCATGTCTTTGACGAGAAGACAGGACGGAAGAGCCACGTGCCAGGTTGTCACTACTACTCGGCTTATGGGCGGCTGCTGAAGGAGTAG
- a CDS encoding exocyst complex component EXO84: MEDRNKISLRSGKRKKRPTISAPRQISGPISQDDTNRPPPPGDPGQARPRPRPPPMAGGKTSDLVKRRYSTRFNQPPSGPNGAAPPMPQMPSLGNYEPPTAAAIRKPPSRAGPGVAPVVDIKGLRDPKLKPDRYVQAALSDATEDQIREFEDSLRKVKTRVGMDLQQSVMQNRTQFIKISKEAEKLKSEMRNLKNFMSELKVNTTAMRAAAAKNDDSMPGDLVSAPGISSRRDRRTSIADRSAMWNSQMQALFKGVEGSQKFLPNAAGRHVVQDAGPWIELDNATYKSRRAMQIFLLNDHLLIASRKKRKADAPGSDARGPMMKLVADRCWPLLDVEVVDMSSTGESSTSGRNKLADAIMVRGVGQESFIYRTEKPQDPEKKQLLLNVRKAIEQLRKGLRSEMEANNKARETINYFASRDPGLLQKTELLATLSDIKDMLIEVDGKQQNLRWVESEMDDLDIDIAMQRFEDAVARVEKLKAIARGLKNHAIAQDFINFKVGERCAKLADMIVRELELTHDNNTKTRRNVSWLTRLGFEDSARESYLAARSGTIHKRTRQCIFQGDLHLYIWELSFVYFMVIHNTVQCFQSCFPPPMMSVCVKWAKEEVDAFNVILARQLSSTEPGGQVWTQCMERAKEHSKLLSEVGLDFENLVGKNLLNYERVEKEASVGLGLS, encoded by the exons ATGGAGGACCGCAATAAGATATCCCTCCGCAGCGgcaagagaaagaagaggccaACTATCAGTGCTCCTCGCCAGATCTCAGGTCCGATTTCTCAAGATGATACAAACAGaccgcctcctccaggcGACCCGGGCCAAGCTCGTCCTCGCCCGCGTCCTCCCCCGATGGCTGGTGGAAAG ACCTCGGATCTTGTGAAACGACGATACTCGACTCGATTTAATCAACCGCCCTCAGGTCCCAATGGCGCCGCACCTCCAATGCCGCAGATGCCCTCGCTTGGCAATTACGAGCCTCCGACTGCTGCCGCCATCAGAAAGCCTCCCTCGCGTGCGGGACCTGGCGTTGCTCCAGTTGTCGATATTAAGGGTCTGCGAGAtccgaagctgaagccagACCGTTACGTTCAGGCTGCCTTAAGCGATGCAACCGAAGACCAAATCCGCGAATTCGAAGATTCGTTGCGAAAAGTCAAGACGCGAGTGGGAATGGATCTACAACAGAGCGTTATGCAAAACAGAACACAGTTTATCAAAATCAGCAAGGAAGCGGAAAAGCTAAAGAGCGAGATGAGGAATCTCAAGAACTTCATGTCagagctcaaagtcaacactACAGCTATGAGagctgccgctgccaagaATGATGATTCAATGCCAGGGGATCTCGTAAGCGCTCCTGgtatcagcagcagaagagACAGGCGCACCTCTATTGCCGATAGAAGCGCCATGTGGAACTCACAAATGCAGGCCCTGTTCAAGGGTGTTGAAGGATCGCAAAAGTTTCTCCCTAATGCGGCGGGACGTCATGTTGTCCAAGACGCAGGGCCTTGGATTGAGCTTGATAATGCTACATACAAGTCGCGCCGAGCGATGCAGATCTTTCTGCTTAATGATCACCTCCTCATCGCATCGCGTAAGAAGCGAAAAGCAGATGCGCCGGGTTCAGACGCACGAgggccgatgatgaagctggtgGCCGACCGTTGTTGGCCGCTATTAGATGTCGAAGTGGTGGACATGTCCAGTACTGGAGAATCTTCGACTAGTGGACGCAATAAGCTTGCAGATGCTATTATGGTCCGGGGTGTTGGCCAGGAATCTTTCATCTATCGGACGGAGAAACCCCAGGAccccgagaagaagcagctaCTCCTCAATGTGCGCAAGGCTATAGAACAGCTTCGCAAGGGCCTTCGATCGGAGATGGAGGCTAACAACAAGGCGCGTGAAACGATCAACTACTTCGCCTCTCGCGATCCCGGTCTTCTTCAAAAGACTGAGCTTCTAGCCACGCTGTCGGACATCAAGGATATGCTCATTGAAGTCGACGGCAAACAGCAGAACTTGCGCTGGGTTGAGAGCGAGATGGATGACCTCGACATAGACATTGCGATGCAACGATTCGAAGACGCTGTAGCTCGtgtcgagaagctcaaggcgatCGCTCGTGGGCTAAAGAACCATGCCATTGCTCAGGACTTTATCAACTTCAAGGTTGGCGAACGATGTGCTAAATTGGCGGACATGATTGTTCGTGAGTTGGAACTGACGCACGATAACAACACAAAGACAAGGCGGAATGTCAGCTGGTTGACGAGACTTGGATTTGAAGATAGCGCCCGAGAATCGTATCTGGCGGCGAGAAGTGGCACTATCCATAAACGAACCAG GCAATGCATTTTCCAGGGAGACTTGCATTTGTATATCTGGGAACTCTCGTTTGTGTACTTTATGGTTATCCATAACACGGTGCAGTGTTTCCAATCTTGCTTTCCACCGCCCATGATGAGTGTATGTGTTAAATGGGCAAAGGAGGAAGTAGATGCGTTCAACGTCATCCTGGCACGCCAACTTAGTAGTACGGAGCCTGGGGGACAGGTTTGGACTCAGTGCATGGAGAGGGCGAAGGAACATTCTAAGCTGTTATCGGAAGTgggccttgactttgagaacttGGTCGGAAAGAACTTGTTGAACTATGAGCGTGTGGAAAAGGAGGCTTCTGTCGGACTGGGGTTGTCATGA